A genome region from Salvelinus alpinus chromosome 26, SLU_Salpinus.1, whole genome shotgun sequence includes the following:
- the LOC139554710 gene encoding ATPase inhibitor A, mitochondrial-like isoform X1: MMSNKCYVVTQCSLSIIYIQLGELGKGAGKGGGGGGSVREAGGAFGKRQAAEEERYFRQKEKEQLSALRKHHEEEIDHSKKEIERLQREIDRHKGKIKKLKHDD; this comes from the exons ATGATGTCTAATAAATGCTATGTTGTTACCCAATGCTCTCTTTCCATAATATATATTCAG ctggGTGAGCTGGGCAAAGGAGCAGGAAAGGGAGGCGGTGGAGGAGGCTCGGTGAGGGAGGCAGGTGGTGCCTTTGGAAAGAGGCAGGCTGCAGAGGAGGAGCGTTATTTTCG TCAGAAGGAGAAGGAGCAGTTGTCTGCCCTACGGAAGCACCATGAAGAGGAGATTGACCACAGCAAGAAAGAGATTGAGCGTTTGCAGCGTGAGATTGACCGTCACAAGGGCAAAATCAAGAAACTGAAACATGATGACTGA
- the LOC139554710 gene encoding ATPase inhibitor A, mitochondrial-like isoform X2: MARLLLKSNFRGFFATQFRMTSDQLGELGKGAGKGGGGGGSVREAGGAFGKRQAAEEERYFRQKEKEQLSALRKHHEEEIDHSKKEIERLQREIDRHKGKIKKLKHDD, translated from the exons ATGGCGAGGCTACTATTAAAATCCAATTTTCGGGGCTTCTTTGCCACCCAATTCAGGATGACATCCGACCAG ctggGTGAGCTGGGCAAAGGAGCAGGAAAGGGAGGCGGTGGAGGAGGCTCGGTGAGGGAGGCAGGTGGTGCCTTTGGAAAGAGGCAGGCTGCAGAGGAGGAGCGTTATTTTCG TCAGAAGGAGAAGGAGCAGTTGTCTGCCCTACGGAAGCACCATGAAGAGGAGATTGACCACAGCAAGAAAGAGATTGAGCGTTTGCAGCGTGAGATTGACCGTCACAAGGGCAAAATCAAGAAACTGAAACATGATGACTGA